AGGCGGGCAAGTCCGAGAACACCGCCTACTGGGCGTTTCACCCGGGTGCGCACGGAGGGACGGTCGCCGCGCTGGACGAACACGCCGTCGACCTCCTCGATCCCTCCCCCAATCGCCCGCTGCGCACCGTGCGTCCGGTGACCGAACTGGCGCGGGAAGCACTCGAACTCGACCAGAGCGGTGCGGAGGAGAGCGCGGCGGACGACCTCGGCATCGGCCGGACCTCGAGTCCCGTTGCGGAGCAGGCATCACCCCGGCCGGAGCGGGACGCCGCACTCCCCCCTGCTTCCCAGTTCGGTACCCAGCCCGGCCCGCAGGTCGGTCCCCAGGTCGGCGCGGAGGCAACACCACCACCGGCACGGCCGACACCGCAGGTACCGCCTGTCGCTAGTGGCCTGCACCTCGATGCCCCACCCGGCAGCGGTCAGCCCGGTGGAGCAATGCCCGGTGGAGCAGCACCCGGTGGAGCAATGCCCGGTGGAACAGCGCCCGGTGGAACAGCGCCCGGTGGCGCCCACCCCGCTGGATCGGCAACCGGCGAGGCCACGAACGGGAGGAGTGGGCGAACCGAGACCGGTGAGCAGGTGGACTCCCTGCCCACGGAAGCCTCCGAAGCGACGAACGCTCTCGGCGACGAATCCGCACTGGACTCCACCACGGCCGAACAGAGCCAACGCCGAGGACGCAAGAATCACCCGATCGTGCCTTCTTGGGAGGACGTGCTGCTCGGCGTTCGCTCGCACCGCTGAACAGACACGGTCTCCCAGCGGTCGGTCAATTTCGCGAGAAATTGGCCGACCGACTCGGCACGCGCTACCCCAGCAAGTCGAGCAGCAGGGCGAACCAGGCCAGGAGGATCCCTCCTGCCGTGCCCAACGCCACCCAACGCCACACCGGAACGCGCCGTCCCAGCCAGATCGAGGGAGCGAACCCTGCGGCCATCGCCGCGTTGACGATCAGCGCCAGAAGCACACTGACCTCCGCCAGCCCGGACGAGACGATGACGAGCGCGATGGTGACGAGGGCGGCGACGAGCGCACTCACGGTCAGACCGGTGGCCCACGGTGTCGGCTCGGCTTCACCCGTGGCCGGCAAGCCCTGCCCCACGGAGCGGGCATGCGGCGAAGTCCACCGTGAGGTGTCCTCCGGTCCCTCCCGGTCGAGCCGCTGCGGGACAGCCCGATGCACCTGCCCGCTGCTCGGATCCACGTACTCGACCGCGACATCGATCTCCGCCGCCAGGCGGGTCGCGAGTTGCCGCCCGCGCCGCTCCACCGCCCGTGCGGCGAAGTCGGCATCCGCCCCCTCGCGTTCGGCGACCCTGCCTGCCACATGTGCCCATTCGTGCAGCGCTTCGAGCAAGGCGCCGGACACCGGGAGATGAGCCGGGTCACGTTCGGTGTGGTCGTACGAGCGGAGCAGCACCGCGCGCCCCGACCGCGCGCGCAGTTCCAGCGTCGA
This Haloactinomyces albus DNA region includes the following protein-coding sequences:
- the sepH gene encoding septation protein SepH; amino-acid sequence: MRALRVVGLDEDGETVICEDPDNGERFSVTADERLRAAARGDLTRLGQAQIEMEAQMRPREIQARIRGGASVEQVAAASGLPEQRVERYAYPVLLERAQTAEKAQRAHPVREDGPDVQTLGEVVAHTFGMRGHDYTETTWDSWRGEDGKWVVQLCWQAGKSENTAYWAFHPGAHGGTVAALDEHAVDLLDPSPNRPLRTVRPVTELAREALELDQSGAEESAADDLGIGRTSSPVAEQASPRPERDAALPPASQFGTQPGPQVGPQVGAEATPPPARPTPQVPPVASGLHLDAPPGSGQPGGAMPGGAAPGGAMPGGTAPGGTAPGGAHPAGSATGEATNGRSGRTETGEQVDSLPTEASEATNALGDESALDSTTAEQSQRRGRKNHPIVPSWEDVLLGVRSHR
- a CDS encoding DUF2537 domain-containing protein, which produces MSRSVSRARSTAATDTGTRESTLELRARSGRAVLLRSYDHTERDPAHLPVSGALLEALHEWAHVAGRVAEREGADADFAARAVERRGRQLATRLAAEIDVAVEYVDPSSGQVHRAVPQRLDREGPEDTSRWTSPHARSVGQGLPATGEAEPTPWATGLTVSALVAALVTIALVIVSSGLAEVSVLLALIVNAAMAAGFAPSIWLGRRVPVWRWVALGTAGGILLAWFALLLDLLG